The following coding sequences lie in one Candidatus Bathyarchaeia archaeon genomic window:
- a CDS encoding AbrB family transcriptional regulator, which produces MRVSEIVKMDSKGRILLPSSIRDTLGLSEGMSFLLIAEPKTKEIRVLPFADHGAKLSELRVRLRDEPGALANVAAILASKGVDLLWSQSRTLRRGESAEWHAIMDVSKCPLGPEELKALLEREGKAEVISCGPIST; this is translated from the coding sequence ATGAGAGTATCCGAGATAGTGAAGATGGATTCCAAGGGCAGGATACTCCTGCCTTCCTCCATAAGGGATACGCTCGGCCTCTCGGAGGGCATGTCGTTCCTCTTGATCGCGGAGCCGAAGACAAAGGAGATCAGGGTATTGCCCTTCGCGGATCACGGAGCGAAGCTATCCGAATTGAGGGTCCGCCTGAGGGATGAGCCGGGGGCGCTCGCGAACGTTGCGGCGATATTGGCCTCGAAAGGCGTCGATCTCCTTTGGAGCCAATCGAGGACCCTTAGGAGGGGGGAATCGGCCGAATGGCACGCCATAATGGATGTTTCCAAATGCCCCTTGGGGCCGGAGGAGCTCAAGGCCCTATTGGAGAGGGAGGGGAAGGCCGAGGTGATCAGCTGCGGCCCTATCTCGACCTGA
- a CDS encoding NAD(P)-dependent oxidoreductase translates to MGLISEAISPDRTRVGWIGTGVMGKPMCGHILRAGYRVTLYNRTKAKAEELIARGAKWAGSPREVAEEADVIFTMVGYPEDVREVYLGPNGILAGAKRGSIMIDMSTSQPSLAVEIYSKAKAIGAHALDAPVSGGDIGAREGTLSIMIGGDRDIAERVKPLFQLMGKSIRYMGPAGSGQSAKLCNQILIASTMIGVVECLLYAHKSGLDLMDVIAAVGSGAAGCWSINNLGPRIVRRDFDPGFMVEHFVKDMGIALEEARKMNLALPGLAMAHQFYVALKAKGKGRLGTQALALVLEELNNAKIEGAPNR, encoded by the coding sequence ATGGGGTTGATCTCGGAGGCGATTTCCCCGGATAGGACGAGGGTGGGTTGGATAGGAACGGGGGTCATGGGCAAGCCGATGTGCGGCCATATCCTGAGGGCCGGCTATCGGGTCACCTTGTATAACAGGACCAAGGCGAAAGCGGAGGAGCTGATAGCGAGGGGCGCCAAATGGGCCGGGAGCCCGAGGGAGGTGGCTGAGGAGGCCGATGTGATCTTCACGATGGTGGGCTATCCCGAGGACGTTAGGGAGGTATACCTAGGCCCGAACGGGATCTTGGCCGGGGCCAAGAGGGGCTCGATAATGATCGATATGAGCACCAGCCAACCCTCATTGGCCGTTGAGATATATTCCAAGGCGAAGGCCATCGGCGCCCACGCCTTGGATGCGCCCGTATCGGGCGGCGATATCGGGGCCAGGGAGGGGACCCTCTCCATAATGATCGGCGGGGATAGGGATATCGCGGAGCGCGTCAAGCCCCTCTTCCAGCTCATGGGCAAGAGCATCAGATATATGGGGCCCGCTGGGTCAGGCCAAAGCGCCAAGCTTTGCAATCAAATCCTGATAGCCTCCACGATGATAGGCGTTGTCGAATGCCTCCTCTACGCCCATAAATCCGGCTTGGACCTGATGGACGTTATAGCGGCCGTTGGAAGCGGCGCGGCCGGATGTTGGTCGATAAATAATTTGGGGCCCAGGATCGTCAGGAGGGATTTCGATCCGGGCTTCATGGTGGAGCACTTCGTGAAGGATATGGGGATAGCCCTCGAGGAGGCGAGGAAGATGAACCTAGCCCTGCCGGGGCTCGCGATGGCGCATCAATTCTACGTCGCCCTCAAGGCCAAGGGCAAGGGGAGGCTGGGGACTCAAGCGCTCGCGCTGGTATTGGAGGAATTGAACAACGCCAAGATCGAGGGGGCCCCTAATCGCTAG
- the cimA gene encoding citramalate synthase, giving the protein MRVVGDWVNVKSVNEEGVPGWGLRKPERLIIYDTTLRDGNQAFAVNFSVEDKLKIARKLDEFGIHYIEGGWPNPTNPSELEFFKRVKREGLRAKVAAFGMTRRAGSKPEEDPNLNSLLEAEPDCITIFGKTWRLHVEKVLETTAEENLAMITSSIEYIKEHGYEVIYDAEHFFDGYKNDPYYAIETLRAASEGGADQMVLCDTRGASLPMEIFKATEEVAKEFRGTVIGIHAHNDKGLATANSLFALMAGARHIQGTINGIGERCGNADLIEVLGNAKLSLGMDLELDLSALSKLSSYVYEIAGLSPNDRQPFVGKCAFAHKGGVHGHAVLKCPEAYEFVDPAVLGGSRFILVSSQAGRANLLAKAKEFGYELERDDPKLARILERVKEMEGAGYHFENADATLDLVLARSLGVDPKYFDIEGWRVIVSGDKGGVTSESTVKLRVDGDELLTASEGNGPVNAFDLALRKALGSRYRELSGVRLVGYRVREIDVERGTAAKVRVHIEFEADGRRWSTVGVSTNILEASKEALEDGYLYYLYRIRGSKRSGS; this is encoded by the coding sequence TTGAGAGTTGTTGGGGATTGGGTGAACGTAAAATCGGTCAATGAGGAGGGGGTCCCCGGATGGGGGCTCCGTAAGCCGGAGCGGTTGATAATATACGATACAACGCTCCGGGATGGGAATCAAGCGTTCGCCGTGAATTTCTCCGTGGAGGACAAGCTGAAGATAGCCAGGAAGCTCGATGAATTTGGCATCCATTATATAGAGGGTGGATGGCCGAATCCCACCAACCCAAGCGAGCTGGAGTTCTTCAAGCGAGTCAAACGCGAAGGGTTGAGGGCCAAGGTGGCGGCGTTCGGCATGACGAGGAGGGCCGGATCCAAGCCCGAGGAGGATCCGAACCTGAACTCCCTCCTCGAGGCCGAGCCGGATTGCATCACGATCTTCGGGAAGACTTGGAGGCTCCACGTCGAGAAGGTATTGGAAACGACGGCCGAGGAGAACTTGGCCATGATAACCAGTTCGATAGAGTACATAAAGGAGCACGGCTACGAGGTCATTTACGATGCGGAGCACTTCTTCGATGGCTATAAGAACGATCCCTACTATGCCATAGAGACGCTGAGGGCCGCCTCCGAGGGTGGCGCGGATCAAATGGTCCTTTGCGATACTAGGGGCGCATCCCTGCCGATGGAGATATTCAAGGCCACCGAGGAGGTCGCCAAGGAGTTTCGGGGGACCGTGATAGGCATACATGCTCATAACGATAAGGGATTGGCTACTGCCAACTCTCTCTTCGCCCTGATGGCCGGCGCGAGGCATATTCAAGGAACCATAAACGGAATAGGGGAGAGGTGCGGCAACGCCGATCTGATCGAGGTCCTGGGCAACGCAAAGCTTAGCTTGGGGATGGATTTGGAGCTTGACCTCTCGGCCCTTTCCAAGTTGTCGAGCTATGTCTATGAAATAGCTGGGTTGAGCCCCAACGATCGCCAGCCCTTCGTTGGGAAATGCGCCTTCGCCCATAAGGGAGGGGTCCACGGCCACGCTGTCCTGAAATGCCCCGAGGCATACGAGTTCGTAGATCCGGCGGTCCTCGGCGGGAGCCGGTTCATATTGGTATCCTCCCAAGCCGGAAGGGCCAACTTATTGGCAAAGGCCAAGGAGTTCGGATATGAGCTCGAGAGGGATGATCCCAAGTTGGCAAGGATCCTCGAAAGGGTCAAGGAGATGGAGGGAGCGGGATACCATTTCGAGAACGCCGATGCCACCCTCGACTTGGTCTTGGCGAGATCCCTTGGGGTTGATCCAAAATACTTCGACATAGAGGGGTGGAGGGTCATAGTGAGCGGGGACAAGGGCGGCGTGACCTCGGAGAGCACCGTTAAGTTGAGGGTCGATGGCGATGAGCTCCTGACGGCCTCGGAGGGAAATGGGCCCGTGAACGCCTTCGACCTAGCCCTCAGGAAAGCCTTGGGATCGAGGTATCGGGAGCTCTCGGGAGTGAGGCTTGTGGGGTATAGGGTCAGGGAGATAGATGTGGAGCGGGGCACGGCCGCGAAGGTCAGGGTCCATATAGAGTTCGAGGCCGATGGGAGGAGGTGGTCCACGGTGGGCGTTTCGACAAATATCTTGGAGGCGAGCAAGGAGGCGCTTGAGGATGGCTACCTCTATTATCTATACAGGATAAGGGGTTCAAAAAGGAGTGGGAGTTGA
- a CDS encoding phosphoglycerate kinase, translating to MGRYLRIEDLDLRDKAVFLRVDINSPIDPKTGRILDDTRIKSVKETLDALSGSRVVIGAHQGRPGDEDFTSLRAHAELMERAIGRRVEFIEDIFGPLARGAIGGMRAGDIILLENLRFASEEILDAPPEALAKTHLVRNLAPLLDAYVNDAFATAHRASASIVGFPEVLPSAAGKLMEAELRALEAITESPRRPCVFVIGGAKVEDKVPVVKNALERGYADRVLVGGLVAKVFLKAAGLELGKGEEAALSKRGALVGMAREVIGKWGDRIAMPRDVAVKRDGGREEAPVQRMREFDSSMDIGAATIEEYSSIISGAGTIVANGPMGVFEEGSFALGTRAILEAIANSKAFKVIGGGHLAVLAQELGISDKFSHISTGGGALLKLLSGGSLPAIEALERAAERYRHKA from the coding sequence TTGGGGCGATACCTTAGGATTGAGGATCTCGACCTAAGGGATAAGGCCGTTTTCCTCAGGGTCGATATAAATTCGCCGATCGATCCCAAGACGGGCCGGATCCTTGACGATACCAGGATCAAATCGGTTAAGGAGACGTTGGATGCCCTATCCGGATCTAGGGTCGTCATAGGGGCCCATCAGGGCAGGCCTGGGGATGAGGATTTCACATCCCTCAGGGCCCATGCGGAGCTGATGGAGAGGGCCATTGGGAGGCGCGTCGAGTTCATTGAGGATATATTCGGCCCATTAGCTAGGGGGGCCATAGGGGGCATGAGGGCGGGCGATATAATCCTATTGGAGAACCTCAGGTTCGCATCGGAGGAGATCCTCGATGCCCCGCCCGAGGCCCTCGCCAAGACCCACTTGGTCAGGAATCTGGCCCCGCTCCTCGATGCCTACGTCAACGATGCCTTCGCGACGGCCCATAGGGCCAGCGCGTCCATAGTGGGCTTCCCGGAGGTTTTGCCATCCGCGGCAGGGAAGCTCATGGAGGCGGAGCTGAGGGCCTTGGAGGCGATAACCGAATCCCCTAGGAGGCCTTGCGTATTCGTCATCGGCGGCGCCAAGGTGGAGGATAAGGTCCCGGTCGTGAAGAATGCCCTCGAGCGGGGCTATGCCGATAGGGTCTTGGTCGGGGGGCTGGTCGCGAAGGTCTTCCTGAAGGCGGCGGGCCTCGAGCTCGGCAAGGGGGAGGAGGCGGCCCTATCGAAGAGGGGGGCCCTCGTGGGGATGGCGAGGGAGGTCATCGGGAAATGGGGGGATAGGATAGCCATGCCTAGGGATGTCGCCGTGAAGCGCGATGGCGGGAGGGAGGAGGCCCCGGTTCAAAGGATGCGCGAGTTCGATTCCTCGATGGACATTGGGGCGGCGACGATCGAGGAATACTCCTCTATCATAAGCGGGGCCGGGACGATCGTGGCGAACGGCCCGATGGGGGTCTTCGAGGAGGGGAGCTTCGCGCTTGGCACAAGGGCCATATTGGAGGCGATCGCCAACTCCAAGGCCTTCAAGGTCATCGGCGGGGGCCATTTGGCCGTTTTGGCCCAAGAGCTCGGGATTTCCGATAAATTCTCCCATATTAGCACGGGAGGCGGGGCGCTGCTCAAGCTCCTCTCCGGAGGGTCCCTCCCGGCCATCGAGGCCCTCGAGAGGGCAGCCGAGAGGTACCGACATAAGGCCTAG
- a CDS encoding ATPase, T2SS/T4P/T4SS family codes for MSPMAYIPDESAIRIKAVPRMLKQGKIGGKILIHRGIISSLEAKGDLGDLSGISGLNELRLACAEMGVGLEYIGDGAQAGNNMRWTLSEAALALGASIVTCDPIMAKLAEALGARVVYESPERLLKLEEIFSGDVMSLHLKEGVPPRVKRGAPSKWFFEDLRSDPLSREDLEMIISQITQDVYASLGEEAFIEVSKPGATIMQLRDYRIVITRPPFSDGLEITVVRPILRRRLKDYNLPPRLVERLESGAEGIMIAGPPGMGKSTFAQALAEHYRSLNKVVKTIESPRDLQLPPDITQYSKSASKEGELHDVLLLSRPDYTIFDEMRDDEDFKVFIDLRFAGIGMVGVIHATNPIDAIQRVANKVDVGVLPSIVDTVIFMDGGVVSKIHTLEMTVKVPAGLRRGDLARPTVLVKNFATGEVEYELYVFGERTFVVPIKRPAGEGGDRNRALIAKILSRHVPEYDVDIDEEAVRLFIPSEYKRAYLKKCQSRILKLCKRLNLQLEVASD; via the coding sequence ATGTCTCCTATGGCATATATCCCGGATGAATCGGCCATAAGGATCAAAGCGGTACCGCGGATGCTGAAGCAGGGGAAGATAGGGGGCAAGATACTGATACATAGGGGCATCATATCGAGCTTGGAGGCCAAGGGCGACCTAGGCGATCTCTCCGGGATCTCGGGCCTGAACGAGCTAAGGCTCGCTTGCGCCGAGATGGGCGTTGGGTTGGAATACATAGGCGATGGGGCCCAAGCGGGCAATAACATGAGGTGGACCCTGAGCGAGGCGGCCTTGGCCTTGGGCGCCTCCATAGTGACCTGCGATCCAATAATGGCCAAGTTGGCGGAGGCCTTGGGGGCGAGGGTGGTTTACGAATCGCCTGAGCGCCTCCTGAAGCTGGAGGAGATATTCTCCGGCGATGTCATGAGCCTCCACCTGAAGGAGGGGGTCCCGCCCAGGGTGAAGAGGGGGGCGCCATCGAAATGGTTCTTCGAGGACCTCAGGAGCGATCCGCTATCGAGGGAGGACTTGGAGATGATCATTTCGCAAATAACCCAAGACGTTTACGCCTCCTTGGGCGAGGAGGCGTTCATAGAGGTCAGCAAGCCCGGCGCCACCATAATGCAGCTCAGGGATTATAGGATAGTCATAACTAGGCCCCCGTTCTCCGATGGCCTCGAGATAACGGTCGTCAGGCCCATATTGAGGAGGAGGCTGAAGGATTATAACCTCCCACCGAGGCTGGTCGAGCGCTTGGAGAGCGGCGCGGAGGGCATAATGATAGCGGGCCCGCCGGGGATGGGGAAGAGCACATTCGCCCAAGCCCTGGCCGAGCATTATAGATCCTTGAACAAGGTCGTGAAGACCATAGAGAGCCCTAGGGATCTACAGCTCCCGCCGGACATAACCCAGTATTCCAAAAGCGCCTCGAAGGAAGGGGAACTCCACGACGTCCTCCTCCTAAGCAGGCCGGATTATACGATATTCGATGAGATGCGGGATGATGAGGACTTCAAGGTATTCATCGACCTGAGGTTCGCCGGGATAGGCATGGTTGGGGTCATCCATGCGACGAACCCGATAGACGCCATCCAAAGGGTCGCGAACAAGGTCGACGTGGGCGTCCTACCATCGATAGTGGATACGGTGATCTTCATGGATGGCGGGGTCGTTTCCAAGATCCATACATTGGAGATGACGGTGAAGGTGCCGGCCGGGCTGAGGAGGGGGGATCTCGCGAGGCCAACGGTCCTCGTGAAGAACTTCGCGACTGGGGAGGTGGAGTATGAGCTCTATGTATTCGGCGAGAGGACATTCGTCGTTCCCATTAAGAGGCCGGCCGGCGAGGGGGGCGATCGGAACAGGGCCCTGATAGCCAAGATCCTATCGAGGCACGTGCCGGAGTACGATGTGGATATCGACGAGGAGGCAGTGAGGCTCTTCATACCCTCCGAGTATAAGAGGGCCTATCTGAAGAAATGCCAAAGCAGGATCCTGAAGTTATGCAAGAGGCTCAATTTACAGCTGGAGGTCGCTAGCGATTAG
- the rpiA gene encoding ribose-5-phosphate isomerase RpiA: MKGDRLEAAKRAAAERASALVRSGQLVGLGSGSTIALVVEALAKRVVEEGLRAEFVPSSYQIQLLAMERGLRVVDFLGVDRIDLAIDGADQVDRDLNLVKGKGGALTREKILDAFASELVIVVDEGKLSDRLGVGQPIPIEILPFALPLAMREIKRLGGRPSLRLGTGKVGPVVTDNGGFILDADFGPIDDPKRLDADLRAIPGVVETGIFAGMAHEVYVGRADGTVEILRR; this comes from the coding sequence TTGAAGGGGGATCGACTCGAGGCTGCCAAGAGGGCGGCCGCCGAAAGGGCATCGGCCCTCGTCCGAAGCGGCCAACTCGTCGGCCTAGGGAGCGGCAGCACGATCGCCCTCGTCGTAGAGGCCTTGGCCAAGAGGGTTGTGGAGGAGGGGCTGAGGGCCGAGTTCGTCCCATCCTCGTATCAAATCCAGCTCTTGGCGATGGAGAGGGGCCTGAGGGTCGTGGACTTCTTGGGGGTCGATAGGATAGATTTAGCCATAGATGGCGCGGATCAAGTCGATCGGGATCTGAATCTCGTGAAGGGGAAAGGGGGGGCCCTAACGAGGGAGAAGATATTGGATGCGTTCGCCTCCGAGCTCGTCATAGTCGTGGACGAGGGGAAGCTTTCCGATCGGCTCGGCGTTGGCCAGCCGATACCGATCGAGATCCTACCCTTCGCCCTCCCATTGGCCATGAGGGAGATTAAGAGGCTCGGGGGCAGGCCGAGCTTGAGGTTGGGGACTGGAAAGGTCGGGCCCGTGGTCACCGACAACGGGGGCTTCATCCTCGATGCGGACTTCGGCCCCATAGATGACCCCAAGCGCCTTGATGCGGATCTCAGGGCGATACCTGGCGTTGTGGAAACGGGCATATTCGCCGGCATGGCCCATGAGGTCTACGTGGGAAGGGCCGATGGAACCGTGGAGATCCTGAGGAGATAA
- the thsB gene encoding thermosome subunit beta, giving the protein MAEAVPASIGGVPVLILKEGTTRARGRDAQRANIMAARVIAESLKSSLGPRGMDKMLVSSFGDVTITGDGAVMLKEMDIQHPAAKMMSEVAKAQDDEVGDGTTTAVVLAGALLERAEDLIEKEVHPTIIVDGFSKAAEKSLEILRKIAIDVNPTDKEVLRRIAAVSQASKASAEHADLIADMAVEAILKVAQKTPEGYKVDIDDVKVEKKAGGSVTDTKLIDGIVLDKEVVHPGMPKRIENAKIALLNCPLEVEKTEFDAKINIQDPNQMKAFLDEEERILRNMVEKIASTGANVLICEKGIDDIAQHFLAKKGILAVRRAKQSDMEKLAKATGGRIVTNIEDLKPSDLGNAKLVEERKVADDKMTFIEGCKESRAVTILARGGAERIVDEIERGIHDALAVVRDVVQTPKIVAGGGAPEMEVAVQLKRFAGTLSGREQLAIMAFAEALEEIPTTLAENAGLDPIDILVELRSRHEKGEKWAGVNAFSGKVEDMYKNNVIEPLVVKEQVIKSATEAASMILRIDDIIAAGKSKETTPSTSKGKGESESESESSSD; this is encoded by the coding sequence TTGGCAGAAGCTGTGCCCGCCTCAATAGGAGGGGTACCCGTGCTGATATTGAAGGAGGGTACCACGAGGGCTAGGGGAAGGGATGCCCAAAGGGCTAACATAATGGCGGCAAGGGTGATCGCTGAGAGCCTCAAATCGTCCTTAGGGCCTAGGGGCATGGACAAGATGCTCGTCTCAAGCTTCGGAGACGTCACCATAACCGGGGACGGGGCCGTAATGCTGAAGGAGATGGACATACAGCACCCGGCCGCAAAGATGATGTCGGAGGTGGCTAAGGCCCAAGACGACGAGGTCGGCGATGGGACGACCACGGCCGTCGTGCTGGCCGGCGCCCTCTTGGAAAGGGCCGAGGATTTGATAGAGAAGGAGGTCCATCCGACCATAATAGTGGATGGATTCAGCAAGGCGGCCGAGAAGTCCTTGGAGATCCTCAGGAAGATCGCCATCGATGTGAACCCCACCGATAAGGAGGTCCTTAGGAGGATCGCCGCGGTTTCCCAAGCGAGCAAGGCATCGGCCGAGCACGCGGATCTGATAGCCGATATGGCCGTCGAGGCCATACTCAAGGTGGCGCAGAAGACGCCCGAGGGCTATAAGGTGGACATAGACGACGTGAAGGTGGAGAAGAAGGCCGGGGGCTCGGTAACAGATACGAAGCTCATAGATGGCATAGTGCTGGATAAGGAGGTAGTCCATCCCGGGATGCCGAAGCGCATCGAGAACGCGAAGATCGCCCTCCTCAATTGCCCATTGGAGGTGGAGAAGACGGAATTCGACGCCAAGATAAACATCCAGGACCCGAACCAGATGAAGGCTTTCCTCGATGAGGAGGAGAGGATCCTGAGGAACATGGTGGAGAAGATAGCGTCGACCGGTGCCAACGTGCTGATATGCGAGAAGGGCATCGATGATATAGCCCAGCACTTCTTGGCCAAGAAGGGCATATTGGCCGTGAGGAGGGCCAAGCAATCGGATATGGAGAAGCTTGCCAAGGCAACCGGTGGGAGGATCGTCACGAACATAGAGGACCTAAAGCCCTCTGACTTGGGCAACGCGAAGCTGGTGGAGGAGAGGAAGGTCGCGGATGATAAGATGACGTTCATCGAGGGATGCAAGGAGTCGAGGGCCGTAACGATCCTAGCGAGGGGCGGCGCTGAGAGAATAGTCGATGAGATAGAGAGGGGCATACATGACGCACTGGCAGTCGTCAGGGATGTGGTCCAAACGCCGAAGATCGTCGCGGGCGGCGGAGCCCCTGAGATGGAGGTGGCCGTTCAACTCAAGCGTTTCGCCGGTACGCTCTCGGGGCGGGAACAGCTCGCCATAATGGCCTTCGCCGAGGCCTTGGAGGAGATACCCACGACCTTGGCGGAGAACGCGGGCTTGGACCCGATCGATATACTCGTGGAGCTCAGGTCCCGCCACGAGAAGGGCGAAAAATGGGCCGGGGTGAACGCTTTCAGCGGGAAGGTCGAGGACATGTATAAGAACAACGTGATCGAGCCGTTGGTCGTCAAGGAGCAGGTCATTAAATCTGCCACCGAGGCCGCCTCGATGATATTGAGGATCGACGATATCATAGCGGCCGGGAAATCGAAGGAGACGACCCCCTCGACATCCAAGGGCAAAGGCGAAAGCGAGAGCGAGAGCGAAAGCTCCAGCGATTAA